One stretch of Lacimicrobium alkaliphilum DNA includes these proteins:
- the hxpB gene encoding hexitol phosphatase HxpB produces the protein MKPNAQIEAVIFDMDGLLIDSEPLWRMAEQQVFASVDIQLNEQMCLQTTGLSTEEVVRYWYQAFDITRDDVGVIARQLEDRMVKLIREEGEPLPGVYPLLERCRELDLKLAVASGSADRLIEAVMERLALYPYFDFHHSAEHEAAGKPDPAVYLSTLKRLGLKANQCIAFEDSVRGVQAAKKAGIYTIAVPESGMPKGPDFAIADGIIDSLEQALMLPQFALTDDAPDNPQLEH, from the coding sequence GTGAAACCCAACGCTCAGATAGAAGCGGTAATTTTTGATATGGACGGGCTGTTGATTGATTCAGAGCCACTGTGGCGGATGGCAGAGCAGCAGGTCTTTGCCTCTGTGGATATTCAGCTAAATGAACAAATGTGCCTGCAGACCACAGGCCTGAGCACCGAAGAAGTGGTACGCTACTGGTACCAGGCCTTTGATATAACACGGGATGATGTTGGTGTTATTGCCCGTCAGTTAGAAGACAGAATGGTAAAGTTGATCCGCGAAGAGGGTGAGCCTCTGCCTGGTGTGTACCCGCTGCTGGAACGTTGCCGGGAACTGGATCTGAAACTGGCTGTCGCTTCCGGCTCTGCTGACCGGCTGATAGAAGCCGTCATGGAGCGACTGGCGTTGTATCCATATTTTGATTTCCATCATTCAGCAGAACATGAAGCGGCCGGTAAGCCGGATCCGGCGGTGTACCTGAGCACCCTGAAAAGACTGGGTCTTAAGGCCAACCAGTGTATCGCTTTTGAAGATTCAGTGCGCGGCGTGCAGGCGGCAAAGAAAGCCGGGATCTATACTATCGCCGTACCGGAATCAGGCATGCCCAAAGGGCCGGATTTTGCCATTGCCGATGGCATCATCGACAGTCTGGAGCAGGCCTTAATGCTGCCGCAGTTTGCACTGACCGATGACGCTCCCGATAACCCACAACTGGAACACTAA
- a CDS encoding methylglyoxal synthase, protein MQKNLALVAHDHKKPDLIRWAQAHKEILAKHHLVATGTTGGLLADALALPVFRYKSGPLGGDQQIGALIAEGKLDALFFFWDPLNPAPHDPDVKALLRLCSVWNVPVACNESSADLIISSPRFEDPGYQRAIPEY, encoded by the coding sequence ATGCAGAAAAACCTGGCGCTGGTCGCCCATGATCATAAAAAACCGGATTTGATACGCTGGGCTCAGGCTCACAAAGAGATTCTGGCGAAACACCATCTGGTAGCCACAGGTACTACCGGCGGATTGCTGGCCGATGCACTGGCGTTGCCGGTATTTCGATATAAGAGTGGCCCGCTGGGAGGTGACCAGCAAATCGGCGCACTGATCGCGGAAGGCAAGCTCGATGCGCTGTTTTTCTTCTGGGACCCCTTAAACCCGGCACCTCATGATCCCGATGTCAAAGCACTGTTACGTTTATGCTCGGTGTGGAATGTTCCGGTGGCCTGTAATGAGAGTTCCGCCGATCTGATTATCAGCTCGCCACGCTTTGAAGATCCTGGTTATCAACGGGCAATACCAGAGTACTGA
- a CDS encoding alpha/beta fold hydrolase has product MNFYLSEESELEQRYDSLIQGFWHNQVSTGSFAGVDNINIAYACALHPQARGSVVISSGRIEGYLKYKEIIFELYQNHYSVFILDHRGQGLSGRMTPQVHQGYVADFSDYVTDLKTFYDQVVMPQSSHKPLLLGHSMGGAIGTLYLNRYPQDFDKAVFTAPMYGIRLPLPKWLVKALLSAGLTLNQWVGKRPWYFFGQTDYLAIPFAINPLTHSKVRYRIFRQEYETHPAMKLGGVTYNWLRAAIRATEQLEQQVSEVQTPILVLQAGGDQIIDNEAQDHLCAMMPRCQLKPVSGARHELLMEADRYRQPSMQAILAFFEPQKQDPDE; this is encoded by the coding sequence ATGAACTTTTATCTGAGCGAAGAAAGCGAACTTGAGCAACGCTATGACAGCCTGATTCAGGGGTTCTGGCACAACCAGGTAAGTACCGGCAGCTTTGCCGGCGTGGACAATATCAACATTGCCTATGCCTGTGCATTGCATCCTCAGGCTCGCGGTAGCGTGGTGATCAGCAGTGGCAGAATAGAGGGCTACCTGAAATATAAAGAGATCATTTTTGAGCTTTACCAGAATCATTATTCGGTGTTTATTCTGGATCATCGTGGCCAGGGTCTGTCCGGGCGGATGACCCCTCAGGTTCATCAGGGCTATGTTGCCGATTTTTCTGATTATGTCACCGATCTGAAAACCTTTTATGATCAGGTCGTGATGCCGCAGAGCAGTCACAAGCCGCTGTTACTTGGCCATTCAATGGGCGGTGCCATAGGCACGTTATATCTGAACCGCTACCCACAAGATTTTGACAAAGCCGTGTTTACCGCCCCCATGTATGGCATCAGACTGCCGCTGCCAAAATGGCTGGTAAAAGCGCTTCTGAGCGCCGGCCTTACGCTGAATCAATGGGTTGGCAAAAGGCCCTGGTATTTCTTCGGGCAGACCGATTACCTGGCTATTCCCTTTGCCATCAACCCACTGACTCACAGCAAGGTCCGCTATCGCATCTTTCGTCAGGAGTATGAGACTCACCCTGCCATGAAACTCGGCGGCGTGACCTATAACTGGCTGCGGGCGGCCATCAGAGCCACTGAACAGCTTGAACAACAGGTCAGCGAGGTACAAACCCCGATCCTGGTGCTGCAGGCGGGAGGGGATCAGATCATCGACAACGAAGCGCAGGATCACCTCTGTGCCATGATGCCCCGATGTCAGTTAAAACCGGTATCCGGCGCCAGACACGAATTGCTGATGGAGGCAGACAGGTATCGCCAGCCATCCATGCAGGCTATTCTGGCGTTTTTTGAGCCACAGAAACAGGATCCTGATGAATAA
- a CDS encoding cation diffusion facilitator family transporter — translation MDGMKDSYAFWVKLASTFALVAAFSMIVVKIWAWYVTNSASMLASLTDSVFDVVASVINFFVIRYALMPADDDHKFGHGKAESLAGLAQSAFIFGSAMLLIFHSVDRLKDPGPLNQPILAVYATLFSVLMTLVLVAVQRMAIRRTNSVAIKADSLHYQSDLLMNLAVLLALWLTTQGFLSMDGWFAIGIALYLMWGARTIAMESAAALMDKELPQEYTETIEAAAMSNPMVHGVHDIRTRQSGRNIFIQFHLELDDNLKLVDAHDITVKVEEAVNREIPEAEVLIHQDPVSVAQKTPE, via the coding sequence ATGGATGGAATGAAGGACAGCTACGCATTTTGGGTCAAACTGGCCAGCACCTTCGCACTGGTGGCGGCGTTTTCCATGATTGTGGTGAAAATATGGGCCTGGTATGTGACCAATTCAGCTTCGATGCTGGCGTCTCTGACCGATTCGGTATTTGATGTGGTCGCTTCTGTGATCAACTTTTTTGTGATCCGCTATGCCCTGATGCCCGCCGATGACGATCATAAATTTGGTCATGGGAAAGCCGAGTCACTGGCCGGTCTGGCCCAGTCGGCCTTTATATTCGGTTCGGCTATGCTGCTGATTTTCCACAGCGTTGACAGGCTTAAAGATCCCGGCCCTCTGAATCAGCCCATACTCGCCGTGTATGCCACATTGTTCAGCGTGTTGATGACACTGGTTCTGGTGGCGGTGCAGCGCATGGCCATCCGGCGCACTAACTCGGTGGCCATCAAGGCGGACTCGTTACATTATCAGTCCGATCTGCTGATGAATCTGGCGGTACTGCTGGCGCTGTGGCTGACTACTCAGGGCTTTTTGTCAATGGATGGCTGGTTTGCCATTGGCATTGCCCTGTATCTGATGTGGGGCGCCAGAACCATTGCTATGGAGTCGGCCGCAGCACTGATGGACAAAGAATTACCTCAGGAATACACCGAGACCATCGAAGCGGCGGCGATGTCTAATCCCATGGTGCACGGCGTGCATGATATCCGTACCCGTCAGTCAGGGCGTAATATTTTCATCCAGTTTCATCTTGAGCTGGATGACAATCTGAAGCTGGTGGATGCCCATGATATTACGGTTAAAGTCGAGGAAGCGGTAAACCGTGAAATTCCTGAAGCGGAAGTGCTTATTCATCAGGATCCTGTTTCTGTGGCTCAAAAAACGCCAGAATAG
- the trmL gene encoding tRNA (uridine(34)/cytosine(34)/5-carboxymethylaminomethyluridine(34)-2'-O)-methyltransferase TrmL — protein MLDIILYQPEIPPNTGNIIRLCANTGFRLHLIGPLGFSWEDKKLRRAGLDYHEFAAIGQYHNLQECLQQVSPERLFACTTKGKSYYTDVAFKAGDALLFGPETRGLPAEIIESLPPQQRLRIPMRPDSRSMNLSNAVSVMVFEAWRQMGFEGAV, from the coding sequence ATGCTGGACATTATCCTGTATCAACCGGAAATCCCGCCCAATACCGGTAATATTATCCGCCTTTGCGCCAATACCGGCTTTCGCCTGCACCTTATCGGCCCGCTGGGCTTCAGCTGGGAGGACAAAAAGCTGCGGCGGGCCGGTCTCGACTACCACGAGTTTGCTGCAATTGGCCAGTATCATAACCTTCAGGAGTGTCTGCAGCAGGTTAGCCCGGAGCGCCTGTTCGCCTGCACCACGAAGGGTAAAAGTTATTACACTGACGTGGCATTTAAAGCCGGTGATGCACTGCTGTTCGGGCCGGAAACCCGCGGGCTGCCTGCAGAAATCATCGAATCCCTGCCTCCGCAACAGCGCCTGCGCATTCCTATGCGACCAGACAGTCGCAGCATGAACCTGTCAAATGCGGTATCGGTGATGGTGTTTGAAGCCTGGCGGCAGATGGGCTTTGAAGGCGCGGTGTAA
- the gpsA gene encoding NAD(P)H-dependent glycerol-3-phosphate dehydrogenase, whose protein sequence is MMTTKAGLTVLGAGSYGTALAFCFARNAIPTVLWGRDKEQMEQMQQQRCNQRYLPDAPFPETLQVESDLNKAIAASRNILVVVPSHAFAGMLEQIKPMLNEEHRVVWATKGLEPETGSLLQEVARRILGDNISLAVLSGPTFAKEMAAGLPTAISLSSLDDEFVEDIADMLHCGKSLRVYKNTDFIGIQLGGAVKNVIAIGAGLADGIGFGANARTALITRGLAELTRLGVALGAQPATFMGMAGLGDLVLTCTDDQSRNRRFGLALGHGMSVDDAMQSIGQVVEGYRNTKEVYLLAQRQGVEMPITEQIYQVLYQNKPPREAALALLGREKKFE, encoded by the coding sequence CTGATGACTACTAAAGCCGGTTTAACGGTATTGGGGGCGGGATCTTATGGTACCGCTCTGGCCTTTTGTTTCGCCAGAAACGCTATACCCACCGTACTCTGGGGGCGTGACAAAGAGCAGATGGAACAGATGCAACAGCAACGTTGTAATCAGCGCTATCTGCCGGATGCGCCTTTTCCTGAAACGCTGCAAGTCGAATCCGATCTGAACAAAGCCATCGCCGCCAGCCGTAATATTCTGGTGGTGGTACCCAGTCATGCTTTCGCTGGCATGCTGGAGCAGATTAAGCCGATGCTCAATGAGGAGCACAGGGTCGTGTGGGCCACCAAAGGGCTGGAACCTGAAACAGGAAGCCTGCTGCAGGAAGTGGCCCGGCGTATTCTCGGTGACAATATTTCCCTGGCAGTACTGTCCGGCCCTACCTTTGCCAAAGAAATGGCTGCCGGTTTGCCAACGGCGATATCTCTGTCATCTCTTGACGATGAATTCGTCGAAGATATTGCCGACATGTTGCACTGTGGTAAATCCCTGCGGGTGTACAAGAACACAGATTTTATCGGCATCCAGCTTGGCGGTGCGGTAAAAAACGTGATTGCCATAGGCGCAGGCCTGGCTGATGGTATCGGCTTTGGCGCCAACGCCAGAACGGCTCTGATCACCCGTGGGCTGGCAGAATTAACCCGTCTTGGTGTGGCCCTTGGCGCCCAGCCCGCGACTTTTATGGGTATGGCAGGCCTGGGCGACCTGGTTCTGACCTGCACTGACGATCAGTCCCGCAACCGGCGCTTCGGTCTTGCGCTCGGCCACGGTATGTCTGTGGATGACGCTATGCAAAGCATCGGTCAGGTCGTGGAGGGGTATCGCAACACCAAGGAAGTCTATCTTCTGGCGCAGCGCCAGGGTGTGGAGATGCCCATTACCGAGCAGATTTATCAGGTGCTTTACCAGAATAAGCCGCCCAGAGAAGCGGCTCTGGCACTGTTGGGAAGAGAAAAGAAATTCGAGTAG
- the secB gene encoding protein-export chaperone SecB, which produces MTDEIKANGAEGANGQANAQGQFAIQRIYVKDMSFESPNSPAIFQKEWKPEVKMDLDTRSTKLDDNSYEVVLSVTVTAKAGEETAFLVEVQQAGIFTIGEMTDQQKAHIMGSFCPATLFPYARECVSNLVNRGTFPQLNLAPVNFDAIFTAYMQKRAQEVQGQQQEAAPSSQA; this is translated from the coding sequence ATGACAGACGAAATTAAAGCAAATGGCGCAGAAGGCGCAAATGGCCAGGCAAATGCTCAGGGACAGTTTGCAATCCAGCGTATTTACGTAAAAGACATGTCTTTTGAATCTCCTAACAGCCCGGCGATTTTCCAGAAAGAGTGGAAGCCGGAAGTTAAAATGGACCTGGATACCCGCAGCACCAAGCTCGACGACAACAGCTATGAAGTGGTGTTGTCTGTTACTGTGACGGCTAAAGCCGGTGAAGAAACTGCGTTTCTGGTAGAAGTGCAACAGGCTGGTATTTTCACCATCGGTGAGATGACAGATCAGCAAAAAGCCCACATCATGGGCTCATTCTGCCCTGCAACGCTGTTCCCTTATGCCCGTGAATGTGTGTCTAATCTGGTTAACCGCGGTACTTTCCCGCAACTGAATCTGGCACCGGTAAACTTTGATGCCATTTTTACCGCTTATATGCAAAAGCGTGCTCAGGAAGTGCAGGGCCAGCAGCAAGAAGCGGCTCCAAGTTCACAGGCCTGA
- the grxC gene encoding glutaredoxin 3: protein MSRVEIYTKNFCPFCIRAKQLLDTKGIEYQEYRIDQQPGLRAPMIERAKGGYTVPQIFINDQHIGGCDEMMALDARGELDKLLAA from the coding sequence ATGAGCCGAGTTGAGATTTATACCAAGAACTTTTGTCCTTTTTGTATTCGCGCCAAGCAGTTGCTTGACACTAAGGGTATAGAGTATCAGGAGTACCGGATAGATCAGCAACCCGGGCTCAGAGCGCCGATGATTGAACGGGCAAAGGGTGGCTACACAGTGCCGCAAATTTTTATTAATGATCAACACATAGGTGGCTGTGACGAGATGATGGCGCTGGATGCCCGGGGCGAACTCGACAAACTGCTGGCTGCTTAA
- a CDS encoding rhodanese-like domain-containing protein, whose protein sequence is MQQLIEFVGNHYILSSIWVALALLFIYSLVSSKLSPVKELGTLEMTMLMNKQDAVVLDIRPQPDFRKGHILGARQLVAEKLAKGDFSDLEKQKDKPIIVVCAMGATAKRTATQLLKAGFSQVYVLKGGMNAWTSASLPVAK, encoded by the coding sequence ATGCAACAGCTGATCGAATTTGTCGGTAACCATTATATTCTCTCCAGTATCTGGGTGGCGCTGGCACTGCTTTTTATATACAGCCTGGTAAGCAGCAAACTGTCTCCTGTAAAGGAACTGGGTACCCTGGAGATGACCATGCTGATGAATAAACAGGATGCAGTGGTGCTGGATATCCGCCCACAACCGGATTTTCGTAAAGGTCATATTCTCGGCGCCAGGCAACTGGTGGCAGAGAAACTGGCAAAAGGGGACTTTTCCGACCTTGAAAAGCAAAAAGATAAACCCATTATTGTGGTTTGCGCCATGGGGGCGACGGCCAAACGTACTGCAACGCAGTTATTAAAGGCAGGCTTCTCTCAGGTCTATGTACTTAAGGGCGGAATGAACGCCTGGACCAGCGCCAGTTTACCTGTTGCCAAGTAA
- the gpmM gene encoding 2,3-bisphosphoglycerate-independent phosphoglycerate mutase produces the protein MSQLKGPLALIILDGWGHREDQQDNAIAAANTPVLDRLTQEYPHTLISGSGLDVGLPEGQMGNSEVGHVNLGAGRVVYQDFTRITKDIKDGEFEHNPVLVKHLERAVSNNKAVHIMGLMSPGGVHSHEEHLFAMIKLAAEKGAEKIYLHAFLDGRDTPPRSAKASLEKADALFKELGKGKTASLVGRYYAMDRDNRWDRVEAAYNLLTAAQADYQADSAVAGLELAYARDENDEFVKPTVIGDRVCIEDGDAVFFMNFRADRAREITRAFVEKDFKGFERKHHPELSGFVMLTEYAADIDTDCVYPPEALNNVMGEWLAKHDKTQLRISETEKYAHVTFFYSGGREQEFDGEKRVLVPSPQVATYDLQPEMSSTELTDKLVQAIESGEFDVIVCNYPNGDMVGHTGDFDAAVKACEAVDHCIGRVVEALQKAGGECLITADHGNAEQMKDTSTGQAHTAHTSELVPFIYVGRAADAREDGTLSDVAPTMLHLMGMEQPPEMTGKPIVTLKS, from the coding sequence ATGAGTCAGCTTAAAGGTCCACTTGCCTTAATTATTCTCGACGGCTGGGGTCATCGAGAGGATCAGCAGGACAATGCCATCGCCGCGGCCAACACACCGGTGCTGGACAGACTGACTCAGGAGTACCCGCACACGCTGATTTCAGGTTCTGGCCTGGATGTTGGTTTACCGGAAGGACAAATGGGCAACTCTGAGGTAGGCCATGTCAACCTTGGTGCCGGGCGGGTGGTGTATCAGGATTTTACCCGCATCACCAAGGATATTAAGGATGGCGAGTTTGAACATAACCCTGTGCTGGTAAAACACCTTGAAAGGGCGGTATCAAATAACAAGGCCGTGCACATTATGGGGCTGATGTCACCGGGCGGTGTGCACAGTCATGAAGAACACCTTTTTGCCATGATTAAGCTGGCAGCCGAAAAAGGGGCGGAGAAAATTTATCTGCATGCCTTTCTAGATGGCCGCGATACCCCCCCGCGCAGCGCCAAAGCCTCACTGGAAAAAGCCGATGCCCTGTTTAAAGAGTTAGGTAAGGGCAAAACCGCCAGCCTGGTGGGCCGCTATTACGCCATGGACAGAGACAACCGCTGGGATCGGGTCGAGGCTGCATATAACCTGCTCACCGCTGCACAAGCGGATTATCAGGCAGACAGTGCCGTAGCCGGGCTCGAGCTGGCCTATGCACGGGATGAAAATGACGAGTTCGTCAAACCGACGGTGATTGGCGATAGAGTCTGTATTGAAGATGGCGATGCGGTCTTTTTTATGAATTTCAGGGCCGATCGCGCAAGGGAAATCACCCGCGCCTTTGTGGAAAAAGACTTTAAGGGCTTTGAGCGCAAACACCACCCTGAACTCAGCGGATTTGTGATGCTGACTGAATATGCCGCCGATATCGATACCGATTGTGTCTATCCGCCTGAAGCACTGAACAATGTAATGGGAGAATGGCTTGCCAAGCACGATAAAACTCAGCTACGCATTTCTGAGACCGAGAAATATGCCCATGTGACCTTCTTTTACAGTGGTGGTCGCGAACAGGAGTTTGATGGCGAAAAACGGGTACTGGTGCCTTCGCCTCAGGTCGCCACTTACGATCTGCAACCTGAAATGAGCTCCACCGAACTGACCGACAAACTGGTACAAGCCATAGAGTCAGGCGAGTTCGATGTTATCGTCTGCAACTATCCCAATGGGGATATGGTCGGTCACACCGGCGATTTTGACGCCGCCGTCAAGGCCTGTGAAGCGGTAGACCATTGTATTGGCCGGGTAGTGGAAGCACTGCAAAAAGCCGGTGGAGAATGCCTGATTACTGCCGATCACGGTAATGCCGAGCAAATGAAAGACACCAGTACCGGCCAGGCGCATACGGCCCATACCAGCGAACTGGTGCCCTTTATTTATGTGGGTCGGGCCGCTGACGCCCGCGAGGATGGAACCCTCAGCGATGTCGCCCCCACTATGCTGCATCTGATGGGGATGGAACAGCCACCGGAAATGACCGGCAAGCCCATCGTCACCCTCAAATCCTGA
- a CDS encoding murein hydrolase activator EnvC family protein: MYWRYLKKAGEGVRNTTLVLAFVTVLPLQAQGNTAELDALRAQIEERQQQLDYSIATAKELEKALQNAEQKLSELFRGLKQTRSQLEENREQQAQLEQQQKQLIAQIRQQKDALSSQLRSAYMTGQHDFTKMLLNQGDAAKLERMLSYYRYLNQARMEQIQAFTRLARDLQKVEKELQIKVDELAELLEVQEAQRQLLAREQDNREQSLAALEKRITSEAEQIEQLQINEQNLIQAIARAEARASASQQVLAGLQPYKGQLLKPTGGRMRNLFSSRRQGQIRWKGAMFDGRAGDSVRAVHHGRILYADWLRGFGLVMVLDHGEGYMSLYGYNQALLKDVGDTVQAGEEIALVGQSGGQSSPGLYFELRHKGKAVNPAGWIQP; the protein is encoded by the coding sequence ATGTACTGGCGGTATCTGAAAAAGGCCGGTGAAGGGGTGCGAAATACCACCCTGGTGCTGGCCTTTGTGACTGTTTTGCCACTGCAGGCGCAGGGGAATACGGCAGAACTCGATGCCCTCAGAGCACAGATTGAAGAGCGGCAGCAACAACTTGATTACAGCATCGCCACTGCCAAAGAGCTCGAAAAAGCACTACAGAATGCCGAACAAAAGTTATCTGAATTATTCCGGGGCCTGAAACAAACCCGCAGTCAGCTCGAAGAAAACCGCGAGCAGCAGGCACAGCTTGAGCAGCAACAAAAGCAGTTGATAGCTCAAATCAGGCAGCAGAAAGACGCCCTGAGCAGCCAGTTACGCAGTGCTTATATGACAGGCCAGCATGATTTTACCAAAATGCTGCTAAACCAGGGAGATGCAGCCAAACTCGAACGCATGCTCAGTTATTACCGTTACCTGAATCAGGCCAGGATGGAGCAGATCCAGGCCTTTACCCGGCTGGCCAGAGATCTGCAAAAAGTGGAAAAAGAGTTGCAGATAAAGGTCGACGAACTGGCAGAACTGTTAGAGGTACAGGAAGCTCAGCGCCAACTGTTAGCCAGAGAGCAGGATAACCGCGAGCAATCTCTGGCAGCACTGGAAAAGCGCATTACCAGTGAAGCCGAGCAAATTGAACAGCTTCAGATCAATGAACAGAATCTGATTCAGGCAATTGCCAGAGCAGAAGCCAGAGCCAGTGCGTCGCAACAAGTCCTTGCGGGTCTGCAGCCATACAAGGGTCAATTGCTCAAGCCCACCGGTGGACGGATGCGGAATCTCTTTTCCAGTCGCCGTCAGGGACAGATTCGCTGGAAAGGCGCCATGTTTGATGGTCGCGCAGGAGACAGTGTCAGAGCCGTACATCATGGTCGTATTCTTTATGCAGACTGGCTCAGAGGCTTTGGTCTGGTGATGGTACTGGATCACGGCGAGGGCTATATGAGCCTCTATGGATACAATCAGGCATTGCTCAAAGATGTGGGTGATACCGTGCAGGCTGGTGAAGAAATCGCACTGGTAGGACAAAGTGGCGGTCAGAGTAGTCCCGGATTGTATTTTGAACTTCGCCACAAGGGGAAAGCGGTCAATCCCGCGGGCTGGATACAGCCATAG
- a CDS encoding divergent polysaccharide deacetylase family protein, translated as MITRLCLLLICLLSLPAGAGNIALIIDDMGYRKQDIDAFVLPAQVTFAILPHTPYSTAYAKKAATQNREVMLHMPMEALAGNKLGPGALTAAMDDRAIQAKLDAALTSVPHAIGLNNHMGSKLTQLTLPMQATMDFLRQQQLFFIDSRTTRYSKANKIATRFGVPNTHRQVFLDHFQNEKHMQAQFDRLIRIARKYRNAIGIAHPYPETLSFLQQSLPKLQEMGIQLIPVSVLMKEKALALRESSPDTSKVGSE; from the coding sequence GTGATCACAAGACTCTGCCTGTTACTCATCTGTTTGCTCAGCCTGCCCGCGGGCGCCGGCAATATCGCCCTGATTATCGATGATATGGGCTACCGTAAACAGGACATAGATGCCTTTGTGCTGCCAGCACAGGTCACCTTTGCTATCTTACCTCATACGCCCTATTCCACTGCCTATGCAAAAAAAGCCGCCACTCAGAACAGGGAAGTGATGCTGCATATGCCCATGGAAGCGCTGGCCGGCAACAAACTTGGCCCTGGCGCCCTGACCGCCGCGATGGATGATCGCGCAATTCAGGCTAAGCTGGACGCGGCACTGACCTCGGTGCCCCATGCCATCGGCCTGAATAATCATATGGGCAGCAAACTCACTCAGTTAACCCTGCCGATGCAGGCCACCATGGACTTTCTTCGCCAGCAACAGTTGTTTTTTATCGACAGTCGCACCACCCGGTACAGCAAAGCCAATAAGATTGCGACCCGGTTTGGGGTACCGAACACGCACCGGCAGGTATTTCTCGATCATTTCCAGAACGAGAAACATATGCAGGCACAATTTGACCGCCTGATTCGGATCGCCCGTAAATATCGCAACGCCATTGGCATTGCCCACCCCTATCCGGAAACCCTGAGCTTTTTGCAACAAAGCCTGCCCAAATTGCAGGAGATGGGGATTCAGCTCATCCCTGTCAGTGTTCTGATGAAAGAAAAAGCCCTGGCCCTGCGCGAATCATCACCGGATACCTCAAAAGTGGGGTCAGAGTAA
- a CDS encoding MerC domain-containing protein encodes MSANSSNNFLDRMGIWASSLCALHCLLLPILIPLIPYIGASFVAQDWFERSILTISMIIGFWALLSGFYRYHRQIYPLYSLVLGGLIYWNKDMFGEAYEPFTIAVGALLIIAAHIINFKLCRSCQECAH; translated from the coding sequence ATGTCCGCCAACAGCAGTAACAATTTTCTCGACAGAATGGGGATCTGGGCTTCGAGCCTGTGCGCCCTGCATTGTCTGTTGCTGCCTATACTCATTCCGCTGATCCCCTATATTGGTGCCAGCTTCGTAGCGCAGGACTGGTTTGAGCGCAGCATACTGACTATTTCCATGATCATCGGCTTCTGGGCACTGTTGTCAGGCTTTTATCGCTATCACAGGCAGATCTATCCCCTGTATAGTCTGGTATTAGGCGGACTGATTTACTGGAATAAGGATATGTTCGGTGAAGCTTACGAGCCTTTTACCATTGCGGTTGGTGCTCTGCTGATTATTGCCGCCCATATTATCAACTTTAAGCTTTGTCGCAGTTGCCAGGAATGCGCGCACTAG